The Roseovarius sp. EL26 genome has a window encoding:
- a CDS encoding polyprenyl synthetase family protein: MHEALTGLAARVQTHLEQALVPFGDGQVAQAMQYAVSGGKRVRAFLVTESAKLHGVPEARAIWPASGIEAMHAYSLVHDDMPCMDDDALRRGQPTVHVKWDEATATLAGDALQSLAFELVLHPGGAETAQAQAALGLGLARAAGGQGMVLGQSLDIAAETAEIPLNLEQITHLQAGKTGALIEWSATTGAVMVGASTEALSTFAQALGLAFQIQDDIIDVIGDASEVGKAVGKDAAAGKATFVSLLGLDGAKHRASALVDQACDALSIYGNDADMLQQLARFVISRQK, translated from the coding sequence ATGCATGAGGCTTTGACTGGGCTCGCGGCCCGGGTTCAGACGCATTTGGAGCAGGCTCTTGTGCCGTTTGGCGATGGTCAGGTGGCACAGGCGATGCAATACGCTGTCTCGGGCGGCAAACGGGTGCGCGCCTTTTTGGTGACTGAATCTGCTAAGTTGCATGGTGTGCCTGAGGCGCGTGCGATCTGGCCCGCCAGCGGGATCGAGGCGATGCATGCTTACAGCCTTGTGCATGACGATATGCCTTGCATGGATGATGATGCGCTGCGTCGCGGCCAACCTACTGTACATGTAAAATGGGACGAAGCGACCGCAACTTTGGCTGGTGATGCGCTGCAATCTCTGGCGTTTGAGCTGGTGTTGCACCCAGGGGGCGCTGAAACAGCACAGGCGCAAGCCGCCCTTGGGCTTGGGCTGGCACGGGCCGCTGGCGGGCAGGGGATGGTGCTTGGACAATCACTTGACATTGCCGCCGAAACCGCCGAAATCCCACTGAATTTAGAGCAGATCACCCATTTGCAAGCCGGTAAAACTGGTGCTTTGATTGAATGGTCGGCAACAACAGGCGCGGTGATGGTGGGTGCCTCAACCGAAGCCTTGTCAACATTTGCGCAGGCGCTTGGACTGGCGTTTCAAATTCAGGATGACATCATAGATGTAATCGGTGACGCCTCCGAAGTTGGCAAAGCCGTTGGCAAGGATGCCGCCGCCGGAAAAGCGACTTTTGTATCTCTTTTGGGACTAGATGGGGCAAAACATCGCGCCTCAGCCCTTGTCGATCAGGCCTGTGACGCCCTATCTATATATGGAAATGACGCAGACATGTTGCAGCAACTCGCGCGCTTTGTTATCTCGCGTCAAAAGTGA
- a CDS encoding exodeoxyribonuclease VII small subunit — protein MTDTPVVEMSFEEAMKELEHVVGKLERGDVALEASIALYERGDALKKHCEAELKRAEEKVAALTLDRDGQPTGTTPVEEL, from the coding sequence ATGACCGACACACCCGTAGTAGAAATGTCATTCGAAGAGGCGATGAAAGAGCTGGAGCATGTTGTCGGCAAGCTGGAACGCGGGGATGTCGCATTAGAGGCCTCTATCGCGCTTTATGAGCGGGGTGATGCCCTGAAAAAGCATTGTGAGGCTGAGCTGAAGCGGGCCGAGGAAAAAGTGGCAGCGCTGACGCTGGACCGCGACGGTCAACCCACCGGCACGACCCCCGTCGAAGAGTTGTGA
- a CDS encoding aminoglycoside phosphotransferase family protein gives MQKTNDNHDLSKLDATLLLAEQLEVMIDEVPELKDAHIEEMLRIVPEKRALMRGTLNERDVVFRMHLGSSNQTATREWQEYQRIWPFMCEGAYTVCEPILFLSEYNLLILQAIDGTSFLRVLRKSNHDEKSTHLETAARWLKHYMSVSEHDEQTTHRRWIKRARDIHEAKTLARFKPVKDCILNELERLARYFDERTWRTAICHGDFHSNNLIHRETTLVGFDIGRSGRSPIYRDMARFLSHLALRDNNTPDVQYLGVSQTGFSTFCRVFDLDQDEREIALPIMIGCDALLRPETLGQTTQSTTKSEAFCQALLKDLSQIRT, from the coding sequence ATGCAAAAAACCAACGATAATCATGATCTGTCAAAATTGGACGCCACGCTTTTATTAGCAGAGCAGCTTGAAGTCATGATTGATGAGGTACCCGAATTGAAAGACGCACACATCGAAGAGATGCTGCGTATTGTGCCAGAAAAACGCGCATTGATGCGTGGCACCCTGAATGAGCGGGATGTGGTTTTTCGCATGCATTTGGGATCATCAAATCAAACGGCAACGCGGGAGTGGCAAGAATATCAACGCATTTGGCCCTTTATGTGTGAGGGTGCATACACAGTTTGCGAACCAATATTATTCTTAAGTGAATACAACCTTTTGATTTTGCAAGCTATTGATGGCACATCCTTTTTGCGTGTGTTGCGCAAATCCAATCACGATGAGAAATCGACACACTTGGAAACGGCAGCACGTTGGCTGAAACACTACATGTCAGTTTCAGAGCATGACGAACAAACCACCCATCGTCGTTGGATCAAGAGAGCTCGTGATATCCACGAAGCCAAAACGCTCGCGCGCTTTAAGCCCGTAAAAGATTGTATTTTAAACGAGTTAGAGAGGTTAGCCCGCTATTTCGATGAGAGAACCTGGCGCACGGCAATTTGCCATGGGGATTTCCATTCTAACAATCTGATTCATCGTGAAACAACGTTGGTTGGTTTCGACATTGGCCGATCTGGGCGTAGCCCAATTTACCGCGATATGGCGCGTTTTTTGTCGCATCTTGCCCTACGAGACAATAACACGCCAGACGTGCAATACCTTGGTGTGAGCCAAACCGGATTTTCGACATTTTGCCGCGTTTTTGATTTGGATCAAGATGAACGGGAGATTGCTCTCCCAATCATGATTGGTTGCGACGCATTGCTACGGCCTGAAACTTTGGGGCAAACAACGCAGAGTACCACCAAATCCGAAGCATTTTGCCAAGCCTTGTTAAAGGACCTATCTCAGATCCGCACCTAG